The DNA region TCTTCCGTAGATGTCGACGATGCTCCTGGCTCTGGCACGTGAGGGATATCCGTCTATGGGGCCTGAGGGATGACTAGGGGCTACAGGGCGTGACCATGAGACAGAGGATCTGATGTGTGGCCTGGTGTCATGAAAGGATGGGAGATGCGAAAGAACCAGTCCATGTAGTCACTGGAACACTGGCCTGGCACAACGCACACCTCACCTGCTGGAACAATATGATCCTCGTAGTGCATCCACCTATCGTGTATATCATCAtacgagacccatgaattgacaGGAGGAGCAGGAATGGTCTGCGTGTAGCCAAACTGCCGCACGACCCTCTCCGGTTGGTAATAAACAACAACAGGTCCCCCAACGCAAGAGACCGGGATAGCATGATCTGACGAGGAAGTCCCGGACCTCCCGGTGCTCCCTATAAGGGATCCAACAGACATCCAAAATCTGGAATCGGTCCAGGCGCTCCCTGTACGCCAGCGTGCGAATGCTCTTCACGGTCTTCTTCGTTGCAATCCACCTACACGCACGCGGGGAAGCCTCGTCGTAGTCCTGATCAGCGGTGGAATCCGCGACCGAGGGAAAGTGCTCGTAAATCTAGCACTACAGATGTAACATTAAAATTctaaacattaataatgaaagtgtaacaaaatttaaagttgaacattgttgagcctgaatgaatgaaaaacatatttgttaccTGCAGCAATGTGATGTAACCACCAAGCTGTCGGTTGTGGCTCATAGATGCATCGTTCAGCTGGTCGTACATATGAACCAGAGCAGCCACTCCCTAGGCGTACCTCTCCGTCATACTGAGGTCACGAAGGGCCTCCAAGTAGACAACATGCACattggttgcactcttgttagcaaatagAGTGCAACCCAGAAGATGGAGAACATATGCGCGAGCCGCAGCTGTCCAATGACCTGTCTGGAATTGGCGCTCATATATATCACGTACCCATTGCAGGCATACGTACGATCCACAACACTGGGCTGTCTCAGCCCTGGCAAACTCTGTAGAGACCATCAATAAGTCGACCAGCATCTGAACCACATCGTCCACGTGCAAGGGCTGAAAGGCATGTAAGTCTCCAACCACGGGCAGATGGAGAAGCGAGGAGACGTCGTCCAGCGTGATGGTGAGCTCTCTCACCGGGAGATGGAAATTAGATGTCTCCCGGTGACATCGCTCCACAAACGCGGACAAAAGTCCCCGATCGCCGATGTCTACTGAACACGCGATCAGAGGACTTAGTCTTGTACCAGCAATAAGTCCCTCAATGGCAGGGACAGACCTGCATAAACTATGGACCTTCCTTCCATGAAAGGATAGCTTCAATTCAGGACGCTCCTGAATTGAAATATAAAGGAAtgcaaaatttgttaaaatcatcatttaaaggaaaactaatttcaatcataaagtataatttacaagtaactaaaaataaatattataaatacctctcccGTCCATATGCTGCAAGCAACGTGATCCGCATACTGGGTCAACACGGATGGGTCGCTCAGACCACCCGAAAATCCTTGATGCTCATCCTCAGCAGCCTCTGCGCCTGTGCCCGCAGGAATGTCTGCCACAATGTCCTCTGCAGCAGCTGGTGCCTCCATTGGGTCATCCTGAACATCTGGCGCAGGGACCACTGACTCATCGTGCGCCGCAGTCATAGCGACTCGTTGCCTCCGTGCAGATGCAGTAGGTCGTCGACGCTGCGGAGCATCATCGGAATCATCATGATCTCCTCTGCCCACACCTCTGCCAGTAACCTGACCTAAGGCACGACCTAATCCTCTggtcctaaccatgatctgcaaatgagtACTGCAAAATCCATcactcatttcattttctcaaatttcaTGCGTCTAACACATATAGGACATTAATTTGGGACAACAAAGCACCATCACCCAATGGTTGTTCAAGCAGTTGGTTGACTCAATTCAATTACTCTAAATGCCAACTTGTTGTTTTATCATATGTTTTAGTTATTAGAGAGAAACTTGCTCAGCTTTATGAATCTGAGAAACAATGgtcaacaacatctcaaatgCTTAGTGGTATTGACCTTGATTCAGGAATCTGAGAAACAGATAATTCCTGTTAACATCAGTATAGTATACCTTAACTCCATGCATGGTTTTGGTTGTGTTCGTCTCATTGATACTAACATCAGTAGAGTATGGACAATTTAATTCAGGGCAGAGAAGGCACAAAATTCAATGGATCAAAGAATTTAGGGCTTTGTTGCGAGAATTAAGGGTAAAATTTAGGAAAATTTCATTATGAGGATTTATAAATGTCACAAGAAGCCAAAAAAAAGTAGCAGCAATTAGTTCTAAAATAACTTGACATTATGAGGATTAAATGGattatttatctcttcattaaattttccttttcttctataagattaattatatttgtatatCAAGACTTTGATTGGCCAATGTTGAGCCAATCAGGAAGAGAGAATTGACATGTAGAATGATTTATTCCATAGGTGTTGAATGAATTCACACATGGGAAGCAGGAAAAAGTGAGCAAGAGTGAGTTCAAAGATCTTCTGGAGTTTGTTAATGGTTCAAGTTATGAAGCTAAAATGGTATCCATATTCTCTCAGATTGAGTCCCTTGACAGATCACTTCATAACCATATAATTGAAGCTCTTGGCAAGCTCACTGTTGAACAAGGAATTCCTCTTACATCAGATTCTTGGGTAGCcaatttatacaaataatatcGTTGACTTTCTTTAGAGATGCTACTTATGTTATCAAAAAAgtcatgagaaattaaaataagttttcatTTGTTGCTAAGAagctttattttatactttaacCAAGAAACATAAAAATCTCAAACTTGTTTCATTTAATTCCTTCATCTCTTggcttatcattttttttttggtttaggtATTGAGCAACATTGTGGAACCGACACTGTTATCTCAAGATGGATCTGATTTGGATAAGCCTGTTTCTCAAGAGACATTTTTGGAGGAATTTAAGATAGTCGCAATGAGTGTGGCTAATCGTGTTAATGTAAATTAACCAAAGTGCTAAGcattatataaataaactaaaatattggAAAATAGCATTTGGATATATTTAACTGGTGTAAGGATCAAATTTAGGGATTTGGTTCAATACATGCATGTTGGAATAAGGTGTttgtagttgttgttgttgttgttgttataagGATCAATTACTTTTCACATTCAAATAGTACATGGGTCATATAGTGGTGTAACCTAGAAACACTAAAccatttattttatctattagaATAAATTACACTCCCATCCCTTTGAGAGATGctcaaataatatttctttctcttatattttttaaaattacactaCCCTCTCCTAATAGATTAAATTGTGCTACACTTGTAGTCTACATCAATGTAAACAAGCTTCTTAGGGACAATTTTTCTCTCAACATCCGGGAGGCTAGTTTTGGACCCTTTATCATTGACTTCGAAACTTTATAAAGGAAGAGATGGGGATTGCAGAGAATCAATTTATGTTAGGAAGGTTTACAACGTAAGTCATTTATCTTTAATGAGGTTTTGATGGAAAGGTACCTAATTAAAAAAGAGACTTACACATGGTTTTTATTGACTTTGAAAACACCTATGATATGATCAAGTGTCAAGAGAAGTTTTGTGAAAGACTTTGGGGTAAAAAAGGTGTCTAAATGGCTGAATGTAACATTGACTATTTACATGtcaatataatcataattcatgctaatcaatATATACTATTTGGATAATTCCCTAAAAGaggatatatctatatataatcataattcatgctaatcaatcaATACTGTTTATCTATCTATATGTCAACATGTCATTATTTACAACCAAATTGTGATTAAGGTCAAAACAAATTGTAACAACAATCTAATATGAATGATCCAAATTACAGCCAATATTTACTATTCTACCAAAGTAATGCTAaacgttgaaaaaaaaattcgtcAAATATATCAAGTACTCACCTTGTTCAGAGCTCAAATGAAGACCTTGTATTAAAGAAATAGCCTTGATGAAGTAAGCTGCAAATTTCAGaataaaaaacacacaaaatttaGAGTTAGCAATTTTAAAAATGCAGTTTCAGACAACTTCCGGATCAACATGATCCGTAAGCTGTTTCTACActacttacggatcaacttgatccgtaagcttcTGGATCAACATGATCCGAAATAAGCTTACGGATCAATGTGATATgtaataaagaaaaagtgtaaACACAAtttccggatcaacttgatccagaAATTGTGTTAACAAAtcttccggatcaagttgatccgtaagatttTCGGATCATGTTGATCCAGAaaagcttacggatcaagttgatccggaacCTTCCCTGTCAACACCCATGACGGAGACGAAGACGAAGAGGAACTTACCTCGACAATGCCGACGCGAGGACGCAGCAACACCACCGTCAACACCCACGGCGGTGTGGTCGATGACGACGAAGaacacgaagaagaagaagaatgaaggtCACGaagaacgaagaagaagaagaccgtGCTCAAGCTTTTtcgagaggaagaagaaggaagaacaaAGGTCACGAAGAAGAAAATGGCGAAAATGGCGAAGAAGCTCAGAAGAAGCAGGAATGGCGAGGAAGAAGCAGAAATGGCGAAGAACGCGGGATTGGAAGGGAGAGAGGAGAATgaacagttttttttaaaattaattaggcTAGGGGTACATATGTCTTTTCCTcttaattgctgggtgcaccaacaataatgctgggtgcacctagcagcacTCTAATATTTTCATGCCATTTAGGTATGGCCGTATGACGAGTATGAGTTATGACTCTTTCCTTCCTAGTTGGGAGCCATCAATAGTTAAATTGTttgttttgataaataaaaagttcaaatttcgttataagttttattatatattagtaatattttagtTTAGGCAATAcacaagataaatattttttctgactaaataaacatataaactatattttggatttataataaataattacattaTGATACAAGATTATTCTTAgttgttaataatttattttgaaaaatattaaaatttaaggtaaaaatgatagataaaaatatattaaatagttcctaaaaataattttattcaaaataattattttaatttatatagttgaactcaaattatattaaattaatattaaaagtttttcaacaactcattaataataataataataataataataataataataataataataataatataggagagaaaaaatattcaataaattataacttttaaaatattattatatcatttttatgtacaaatatctatttattttttttctcttttttaatttcattttttaatataacattatataataaatactttgGAAATATACTTAatgagtaaaaaataataattcatttataaataaataagtttcaaacgtaagttttatatttttttttaacaagttaaagttttttttctttatgtaaTCGAACCTTATAATTTAAACACGTTAAGAATCTAAAGTTCAAGTCAATAAACGAAGGAAAGCAGTAAACATAAAggattatatttcaatatttcatatttataccTAAAAGGTGGAATCGGGGGTGATATAATAGATGTCATGGTCACCCCCAAAAGTTTGAGCttctttaaaaaacaaaattataaaattctttcATGGCCCcatgataaatgaaaaaataggcCTTAATGAGGCATTTTATCTTggcctccctcaaacatagttcCTGCCTCCGCCGCTGTATCTAAGAGGCGATGTCACCTTGTATAGTGGTAGTTTTGGCAGGAAAGTCATTAGACAATTAAATGCACGTACGTGACAAAcactactatttttttata from Glycine soja cultivar W05 chromosome 8, ASM419377v2, whole genome shotgun sequence includes:
- the LOC114424170 gene encoding serine/threonine-protein phosphatase 7 long form homolog; this encodes MYDQLNDASMSHNRQLGGYITLLQIYEHFPSVADSTADQDYDEASPRAWSTGRSGTSSSDHAIPVSCVGGPVVVYYQPERVVRQFGYTQTIPAPPVNSWVSYDDIHDRWMHYEDHIVPAGEVCVVPGQCSSDYMDWFFRISHPFMTPGHTSDPLSHGHAL
- the LOC114424171 gene encoding protein MAIN-LIKE 1-like is translated as MSDGFCSTHLQIMVRTRGLGRALGQVTGRGVGRGDHDDSDDAPQRRRPTASARRQRVAMTAAHDESVVPAPDVQDDPMEAPAAAEDIVADIPAGTGAEAAEDEHQGFSGGLSDPSVLTQYADHVACSIWTGEERPELKLSFHGRKVHSLCRSVPAIEGLIAGTRLSPLIACSVDIGDRGLLSAFVERCHRETSNFHLPVRELTITLDDVSSLLHLPVVGDLHAFQPLHVDDVVQMLVDLLMVSTEFARAETAQCCGSYVCLQWVRDIYERQFQTGHWTAAARAYVLHLLGCTLFANKSATNVHVVYLEALRDLSMTERYA